A genomic stretch from Methanocella sp. includes:
- a CDS encoding phosphoribosyltransferase has translation MSLPENFKCVVTNWDYIYRLCRKISKDVRSSGYKPDVIMALARGGWFAGRVLCDFLNLNDLISLKIEHYTGTANAGSGPRIRYSIDENMIKDKNVLIVDDISDTGKSMTFAKEYVSKYSPKEVRTATLQHLMCSQSKADYIGELLDEWAWVIFPWNFMEDMCDITGQVMSKDTLKVWTIDDIKLGLKKYHQIEPTYFEITQPGRLDEILEEMEYRGVIRKLGGGVWEPVRH, from the coding sequence ATGTCGCTTCCTGAAAACTTCAAATGTGTTGTTACTAACTGGGATTATATCTATCGCCTGTGTCGTAAGATATCCAAGGACGTACGGAGCTCGGGCTACAAGCCCGACGTCATAATGGCCCTGGCCCGGGGCGGCTGGTTCGCCGGCCGGGTCTTATGTGACTTTTTAAACCTGAACGATCTCATAAGCCTGAAGATCGAGCATTACACGGGTACGGCTAACGCCGGCAGCGGGCCGCGCATCCGGTATTCCATCGACGAGAACATGATCAAGGACAAGAACGTGCTCATCGTCGACGATATCTCGGATACCGGCAAGAGTATGACGTTCGCGAAGGAATACGTCTCGAAGTACAGCCCGAAAGAGGTCCGTACGGCGACGCTGCAGCACCTGATGTGCTCGCAGTCGAAAGCCGACTATATCGGCGAGCTCCTGGATGAGTGGGCCTGGGTCATCTTCCCGTGGAACTTCATGGAGGATATGTGCGACATCACGGGCCAGGTCATGTCGAAAGACACGCTAAAGGTCTGGACGATAGACGACATTAAGCTGGGCCTCAAGAAGTATCACCAGATCGAGCCGACGTACTTTGAGATTACGCAGCCCGGGCGCCTGGACGAGATACTCGAGGAGATGGAGTACCGCGGCGTGATCCGTAAGCTCGGCGGCGGCGTCTGGGAACCGGTCAGGCACTGA
- the mtnP gene encoding S-methyl-5'-thioadenosine phosphorylase: MVRIGIIGGSGIYDPSMFDHIEEKKLNTPFGQPSDSFIIGSMNGVDAVFLSRHGRGHRYSPTDLNYRANIFGMKMLGVTHIVSVSAVGSLKESLKPLDIVVPDQVYDRTARRASTFFEGGIVAHIGMADPFCPALNKILFETASEKYPAHKGGTYLCMEGPQFSTRAESGIYRKLGFDIIGMTAMPEAKLAREAEICFSILATITDYDVWYEDPVSIGQVIETAAKNEEAVKGILRRAVGRIADADCPCRHALEGAIATSPDAIPEKVRRDLGLLIDPYIK; the protein is encoded by the coding sequence ATGGTCAGGATTGGTATCATCGGAGGGAGCGGTATTTATGACCCCTCTATGTTCGATCACATAGAAGAAAAAAAGCTGAATACGCCATTCGGCCAGCCGAGCGACTCCTTCATCATCGGCTCGATGAACGGCGTGGACGCCGTCTTCCTGTCCAGGCACGGAAGGGGGCACCGCTATTCACCTACGGACCTGAACTACCGCGCCAACATCTTCGGCATGAAAATGCTCGGCGTCACCCACATCGTATCCGTATCGGCCGTCGGAAGCCTTAAGGAGAGCCTTAAGCCGCTGGACATCGTGGTCCCGGACCAGGTATACGACCGCACGGCCAGGCGCGCATCCACGTTTTTCGAGGGCGGCATCGTCGCGCACATCGGCATGGCCGACCCATTCTGTCCTGCTCTTAATAAGATTCTCTTCGAGACGGCTTCGGAAAAGTATCCGGCTCACAAGGGCGGAACCTACCTGTGCATGGAGGGCCCCCAGTTCTCGACAAGGGCCGAATCAGGTATCTACAGGAAACTCGGCTTCGATATCATAGGCATGACCGCGATGCCCGAGGCCAAGCTGGCCCGGGAAGCGGAGATCTGCTTCAGCATTCTGGCCACTATTACCGATTACGACGTCTGGTATGAGGATCCCGTCTCCATCGGCCAGGTCATCGAGACGGCCGCGAAGAACGAGGAGGCCGTCAAGGGCATCCTCCGAAGGGCCGTCGGCCGCATAGCCGACGCGGACTGCCCGTGCCGGCACGCCCTGGAGGGCGCCATCGCGACCAGCCCCGACGCCATCCCGGAGAAAGTGAGGCGTGACCTGGGGCTGTTGATCGACCCTTACATCAAATGA
- a CDS encoding radical SAM protein, translated as MKISEADETGSMYTKLCRGCRLCMKGAKLVLFVTGACARDCFYCPLSEARKGRDDVYANERRVLSDEDVIAEAKRMRALGTGITGGEPLLKLERTLHYIRLLKAKFGDRHHIHLYTGIAPPDSILKRLRDAGLDEIRFHPPVEDWDRFRETSFFHALKRSKGLGMDAGVEIPSIRPVPQMAEAVREAGGFLNVNELEFSDTNSAALKKKGYRLRDDISNAVLGSEKTGHEIVLNNIAYTRYCSSRFKDAVQLRERLKRIARHTVRPFDEISADGTIIYGEIEGNITDALRILKGSNIPRRMYRSYGGRIETAWWLLEETGGLCAVARCSIVERYPLDNGLVVERIPLRSSGSGDSE; from the coding sequence ATGAAAATAAGCGAGGCCGACGAGACGGGCTCAATGTACACGAAACTGTGCAGAGGGTGCCGGCTCTGCATGAAGGGCGCGAAGCTGGTACTGTTCGTTACGGGAGCATGCGCCAGGGATTGCTTTTACTGTCCCCTCTCCGAGGCGCGCAAGGGCCGGGACGACGTCTATGCAAACGAGCGGCGCGTCCTGTCCGACGAGGACGTCATCGCCGAAGCGAAGCGCATGCGGGCGCTGGGAACGGGCATAACGGGCGGCGAGCCCCTGCTGAAGCTCGAGAGGACGCTCCATTATATTCGATTACTCAAGGCGAAATTCGGCGACCGCCACCACATACACCTCTACACGGGCATCGCCCCGCCCGACTCCATCCTGAAAAGGCTCCGGGACGCCGGCCTGGACGAGATCCGGTTCCACCCGCCCGTTGAGGACTGGGACCGCTTTAGAGAGACGTCGTTCTTCCATGCATTAAAGCGCTCGAAGGGGCTGGGGATGGACGCGGGCGTCGAGATCCCCTCCATCCGGCCTGTGCCGCAGATGGCGGAAGCCGTACGGGAGGCCGGCGGATTTCTCAATGTCAATGAGCTCGAGTTCTCGGACACGAACTCCGCGGCCCTGAAGAAAAAAGGCTACCGGCTCCGGGACGATATATCGAACGCCGTACTGGGGAGCGAAAAAACAGGGCACGAGATAGTTTTAAATAATATAGCCTATACTAGGTATTGCTCGTCACGCTTTAAGGACGCTGTCCAGTTACGCGAGCGGCTTAAGCGTATCGCACGACATACTGTGAGGCCCTTTGACGAGATAAGCGCTGATGGAACAATTATATACGGGGAAATAGAAGGTAATATTACGGATGCGCTTCGGATCCTGAAAGGCTCGAATATCCCCCGGCGCATGTATCGTTCATACGGCGGCCGCATTGAGACCGCATGGTGGCTCCTTGAAGAAACCGGAGGCCTG